A region from the Paraburkholderia youngii genome encodes:
- a CDS encoding LysR family transcriptional regulator, translating into MDLAALTIFRAVVRENGVTRAAAKLNRVQSNVTTRIKQLEEQLGTELFIRDGRRLVLTPAGETLLPYAERLLALADEARHAVREDRPSGRLRLGTMESVAATRLPALLAQYHQQWPAVELELETGTTGRLIERVREFEVDAALVATPLDPATLGDVFETVPIFREELVMLTPRGHRPIREVRDIALSTLIAFERGCAYRAYIEKWYLEHGVRPERVLELGSYHAIVACVAAGAGVAVAPRSVLDLQPDTSNIAVHELPDIGIIDTLLVWRRGHFSSALNALRRALVASQEGTADGDATAPVDTNAV; encoded by the coding sequence ATGGATCTGGCCGCTCTGACCATTTTTCGCGCGGTCGTACGCGAAAACGGCGTGACGCGCGCCGCGGCAAAGCTCAATCGCGTGCAATCGAACGTGACCACGCGCATCAAGCAACTCGAGGAGCAGCTCGGCACCGAGCTGTTCATCCGCGACGGCCGCCGGCTCGTGCTGACGCCGGCCGGCGAGACCCTGCTGCCCTACGCCGAACGGCTGCTCGCGCTCGCCGACGAGGCGCGTCACGCGGTGCGCGAGGATCGCCCGAGCGGGCGTCTGCGCCTCGGCACGATGGAAAGCGTTGCGGCGACGCGTCTGCCGGCCCTGCTCGCGCAATATCACCAGCAATGGCCGGCCGTCGAACTGGAGCTGGAGACCGGCACGACCGGCAGGCTGATCGAGCGCGTGCGCGAATTCGAGGTCGATGCGGCGCTGGTCGCGACGCCGCTCGACCCCGCGACGCTCGGCGATGTGTTCGAGACCGTGCCGATCTTCCGCGAGGAACTCGTGATGCTGACGCCGCGCGGCCATCGGCCGATCCGCGAAGTGCGCGACATCGCGCTATCGACGCTGATCGCGTTCGAGCGCGGCTGCGCTTATCGCGCGTATATCGAGAAGTGGTATCTGGAGCACGGGGTGCGGCCGGAGCGCGTGCTGGAGCTCGGCTCGTATCACGCGATCGTCGCGTGCGTGGCGGCCGGCGCGGGCGTCGCGGTCGCACCGCGCTCGGTGCTCGATCTGCAGCCCGACACGAGCAATATCGCGGTGCACGAGTTGCCCGATATCGGCATCATTGACACGCTGCTGGTGTGGCGACGCGGGCATTTTTCGTCGGCGCTCAATGCGTTGCGGCGCGCGCTGGTCGCGTCGCAGGAAGGGACGGCCGACGGGGATGCGACGGCGCCCGTGGATACGAATGCGGTCTGA